One window from the genome of Candidatus Acidiferrales bacterium encodes:
- a CDS encoding TfoX/Sxy family protein: MAYNELLADRVRAALGHVQRVQEKRMFGGIAFMVNGKMCITVGDNRLMCRIDPDLHEAAIKRKAVRPVRMRGKEYKGYVYVHEDGIKSDRDFSCWVDLCLGFNRRIKAPQKSKGK; this comes from the coding sequence ATGGCGTACAACGAGTTACTAGCTGACAGAGTGAGAGCGGCGCTTGGGCATGTTCAACGTGTCCAGGAAAAGAGAATGTTTGGCGGCATTGCATTTATGGTGAACGGGAAAATGTGCATCACGGTTGGAGATAATCGTCTAATGTGTCGGATTGACCCTGACCTGCATGAGGCCGCAATAAAGCGGAAGGCTGTTCGGCCGGTAAGGATGAGAGGGAAAGAGTACAAAGGATATGTTTATGTCCACGAGGATGGAATCAAGTCGGATAGAGATTTTAGCTGCTGGGTGGATCTCTGCCTTGGCTTCAACAGGAGAATAAAGGCACCGCAAAAGAGTAAGGGGAAGTGA